A region of Beijerinckia sp. 28-YEA-48 DNA encodes the following proteins:
- a CDS encoding heme-binding protein — translation MTIRLALACAGIPLCALSVGAQAQTSTLISQRNLSFDAALQAATTALETCRKNGFRVTVTVLDRSGRTRVVLHDDNVSPHTLENSLRKAYTALTFRIPSGDMGKRIAANPTATSPLLLDKVTSAQGALPIKAGNDIVGSIGVSGAPGGDKDEVCSQAGIDKIAAGLN, via the coding sequence ATGACCATTCGGCTCGCGCTGGCCTGTGCCGGCATTCCACTGTGCGCTTTGTCTGTTGGCGCGCAGGCGCAGACGTCAACTCTGATCAGCCAGCGCAATTTGTCCTTTGATGCCGCCCTTCAAGCCGCGACCACGGCTCTCGAAACCTGCCGCAAGAATGGTTTTCGCGTCACGGTGACGGTGCTCGATCGCAGCGGCCGCACCCGCGTCGTGCTGCACGATGACAATGTCAGCCCGCACACTTTGGAAAACAGCTTGCGCAAAGCCTATACGGCGCTGACGTTCCGCATTCCGTCTGGTGACATGGGCAAGCGCATCGCCGCCAATCCAACGGCGACAAGCCCGTTGCTGCTCGACAAGGTGACGTCGGCCCAGGGCGCGCTGCCGATCAAGGCAGGCAATGACATCGTCGGCTCGATCGGCGTCTCGGGCGCGCCGGGCGGCGACAAGGATGAAGTCTGCTCCCAGGCCGGGATCGACAAGATCGCTG